In Prosthecobacter sp. SYSU 5D2, one genomic interval encodes:
- the tsaE gene encoding tRNA (adenosine(37)-N6)-threonylcarbamoyltransferase complex ATPase subunit type 1 TsaE, which translates to MHSPALLPTPEATFDWGRMLASSLQKGAVIALCGHLGAGKTQATKGIVSGLGSRVDVTSPTFTLVHEYLDGSVPVFHFDFYRMDRPEQVLTVGWDDFLDEPGVVIVEWADLFPDLLPEHTRWFHFTSLPNGERRVMEGTSAQP; encoded by the coding sequence ATGCACTCCCCTGCCCTCCTGCCCACACCTGAAGCCACCTTTGACTGGGGCCGCATGCTCGCCAGCAGCCTCCAGAAAGGCGCGGTCATCGCCCTCTGCGGGCACCTGGGCGCAGGGAAAACGCAGGCCACCAAGGGCATTGTCAGCGGCCTCGGTTCCAGGGTGGATGTGACCAGTCCCACCTTCACCCTGGTGCATGAATACCTGGACGGCAGCGTACCGGTTTTTCACTTCGACTTTTACCGCATGGACCGCCCGGAGCAGGTGCTGACCGTCGGCTGGGATGACTTTCTGGACGAGCCCGGCGTGGTCATCGTGGAGTGGGCGGACCTGTTTCCGGACCTGCTGCCGGAGCACACCCGCTGGTTTCATTTCACGTCCTTGCCCAATGGCGAAAGGCGGGTGATGGAAGGCACCTCCGCCCAGCCATGA
- a CDS encoding thiamine-phosphate kinase, which translates to MTTLTDIGENELIRLIIKDLKKDVSVILGPGDDCAVVKGSRENLLLKTDTVVEGVHFTPETPAKLIGRKAMARVISDFAAMAATPRHALVTLIAPPQTPVKRVLEVYAGLRAMADSYGVNIVGGETSSGSQLIITVSLTGTAPAKKWISRSAASVGDQLYVTGRLGGSIRGKHLKFEPRMKEAHWIAQNLPVRAMMDLSDGLSKDLPRMAAACGLGFELDAKAIPKNPGCTLAQALGDGEDYELLLALAPSVTQAQLADWKTAFPKLKLTCIGTLVEGMKTGHAIGGGWEHF; encoded by the coding sequence ATGACCACTCTGACCGACATTGGTGAGAACGAGCTCATCCGCCTTATCATCAAAGATCTGAAAAAGGATGTCAGCGTCATCCTCGGTCCTGGCGATGACTGCGCGGTGGTGAAAGGCAGCCGGGAGAACCTGCTGCTCAAAACGGATACCGTGGTGGAAGGCGTACACTTCACACCGGAGACGCCCGCGAAGCTCATCGGCCGCAAGGCGATGGCCCGTGTCATCAGCGACTTTGCCGCCATGGCCGCCACGCCACGACATGCGCTCGTCACACTCATCGCGCCGCCGCAGACGCCGGTCAAACGGGTGCTGGAGGTGTATGCCGGGCTGCGCGCCATGGCGGACTCCTATGGCGTCAACATCGTCGGCGGCGAGACTTCCTCAGGCAGCCAGCTCATCATCACCGTCAGCCTGACCGGCACCGCCCCGGCCAAAAAATGGATTTCCCGGAGTGCTGCTTCCGTCGGCGACCAGCTCTATGTCACCGGCCGCCTCGGCGGCTCCATCCGTGGCAAGCACCTGAAATTTGAGCCGCGGATGAAAGAGGCCCACTGGATCGCCCAAAACCTGCCGGTGCGGGCCATGATGGATCTTAGCGACGGCCTGTCCAAAGACCTGCCCCGGATGGCCGCCGCCTGCGGTCTCGGATTCGAACTGGACGCGAAAGCCATTCCGAAAAACCCCGGCTGCACTCTCGCCCAAGCCTTGGGCGATGGTGAGGACTATGAGCTGCTGCTGGCCCTTGCCCCCAGCGTCACCCAGGCGCAACTCGCAGACTGGAAGACCGCCTTTCCCAAACTGAAGCTGACATGCATCGGCACCCTGGTGGAAGGGATGAAGACCGGCCATGCCATCGGCGGCGGATGGGAGCATTTTTAA
- a CDS encoding type II CAAX endopeptidase family protein → MDAPTAGVLRDITLIVWLALLIGVAAYKWVRQTRPSAVWNLGGKVEVLPYTSLDAIVLAAISILLLGGLQKVVPAAESAAAADTELSATAMFVSILMQLLVCAVLLFYLRAIRNLDPVDLFGIRRLSAGRVFTTVLIFMLPTLVIVMFTSSVVTLWLEGFWPDLAQQESVEAFRKSTDPLAKTLLVIAAAIVAPIVEEVIFRGFIYGVIKRFTDGYFAALCSALLFAVVHFHIGSMIPLAILALVFCAAYERTGSLAVPILMHAVFNGTSIALMLFFPELK, encoded by the coding sequence ATGGATGCCCCTACCGCCGGTGTATTGCGCGACATCACCCTCATTGTCTGGCTGGCGCTGCTGATCGGCGTGGCGGCCTATAAATGGGTGCGTCAGACCCGCCCCAGCGCCGTTTGGAATTTAGGGGGCAAGGTCGAAGTCCTCCCTTACACCAGCCTGGATGCCATCGTCCTGGCGGCCATTTCCATTCTGCTGCTGGGCGGTCTGCAAAAGGTGGTACCTGCCGCTGAATCCGCCGCAGCCGCTGACACGGAACTGAGCGCCACGGCCATGTTTGTCAGCATTTTGATGCAGCTTCTCGTCTGTGCCGTCCTGCTTTTCTATCTGCGGGCCATCCGTAATCTGGATCCCGTGGACCTCTTTGGCATCCGCCGGCTCAGTGCCGGACGCGTTTTCACTACGGTGCTCATTTTCATGCTGCCCACCCTGGTCATCGTCATGTTCACGTCCTCAGTGGTCACGCTGTGGCTGGAGGGTTTCTGGCCGGACCTGGCGCAGCAGGAATCAGTGGAAGCTTTTCGTAAATCCACTGACCCGCTGGCGAAAACGCTCCTGGTCATCGCGGCGGCCATCGTGGCACCCATTGTTGAAGAAGTCATTTTTCGCGGCTTTATCTATGGTGTCATCAAGCGCTTTACGGACGGTTATTTTGCCGCCCTCTGCTCCGCCCTGCTGTTTGCCGTCGTTCATTTTCACATCGGCAGCATGATCCCGCTGGCCATCCTGGCGCTGGTCTTTTGCGCCGCGTATGAGCGCACCGGCAGCCTGGCGGTGCCCATCCTGATGCATGCGGTTTTTAATGGCACCAGCATCGCCCTCATGCTGTTTTTCCCTGAGCTGAAATGA
- the sppA gene encoding signal peptide peptidase SppA, with translation MNRTVYGCLLAALVAFLFVSLGLNALQFMTLVGSSLPGLPVQPEKLTEKIVVSGKTGVSDRIVHLDLEGIISSMSTGGFLEAALPSVDTIKRSLEQALEDDQVKAIVLRVNSPGGEVTASDIIYAAVKKAAEKKPVVVYMDSVAASGGYYVACGATKVVASETTLTASIGVIMSSTNYHELYGKVGLAPQTFTSGAYKDTLSGSRPMREDEKAYIQGLVDTMYDRFLGIVSDARKVPKDVLRNTVADGRIVTGRQALDAKLVDQIGYIEDAYTLARELGAAPDAMVVKYESQPTLFSVLGMASAKAQTPAKVEVDFTSGVMPKLQPGMMYYLPGSYLH, from the coding sequence ATGAATCGAACTGTTTATGGCTGTCTGCTGGCTGCACTGGTGGCGTTTTTGTTTGTTAGTTTGGGGCTCAATGCCCTGCAATTCATGACTCTAGTAGGCAGCAGCCTTCCAGGCCTGCCCGTACAGCCTGAAAAGCTGACGGAAAAAATCGTGGTCAGCGGCAAAACGGGTGTCAGTGACCGCATCGTACACCTGGATCTGGAAGGCATCATCAGTTCCATGAGCACCGGCGGATTTCTCGAAGCCGCGCTGCCGAGCGTGGACACCATCAAGCGCAGCCTGGAACAGGCGCTGGAGGATGACCAGGTGAAGGCCATCGTTCTGCGGGTCAATTCCCCTGGGGGCGAGGTCACCGCCTCCGACATCATTTATGCGGCGGTGAAAAAGGCGGCTGAGAAAAAACCGGTGGTCGTTTACATGGACTCCGTGGCGGCCAGCGGCGGCTATTATGTGGCCTGCGGAGCGACGAAGGTGGTGGCCAGCGAGACGACCCTGACGGCAAGCATCGGCGTCATCATGTCCTCCACGAATTACCATGAGCTGTATGGGAAAGTGGGTCTGGCCCCGCAGACCTTCACCAGCGGTGCATATAAGGACACTCTGAGCGGCTCCCGCCCGATGCGCGAGGACGAGAAAGCCTACATCCAGGGCCTGGTGGACACCATGTATGACCGCTTTCTCGGCATCGTCTCCGATGCCCGAAAAGTGCCGAAAGATGTCCTCCGCAACACCGTGGCTGATGGCCGCATCGTCACCGGCAGGCAGGCGCTCGATGCAAAGCTGGTGGACCAGATCGGCTACATCGAAGATGCCTACACCCTGGCCCGTGAGCTGGGCGCGGCCCCGGATGCCATGGTGGTAAAGTATGAGTCTCAGCCCACGCTCTTCAGCGTCCTGGGCATGGCCTCGGCCAAAGCTCAGACACCCGCCAAGGTGGAAGTGGACTTCACCAGCGGCGTGATGCCGAAGCTGCAACCGGGCATGATGTATTACCTGCCGGGTTCCTACCTGCATTGA